Genomic segment of Streptomyces longhuiensis:
GATTCGAGAGCGACCCGCTGATCGCGGGCGAGGGACTACTGTCACTGCCGAGCATTTGGCCCGCCTACCTGCAGTGACGGTGCCGGACCGAGGACAACGAACCTCATCCGGTCTGATTCGGTGCCGAGAGGCCGACACGGACGCGACATGCGAGGCACTGGCCGACGAGGACCGGTGACCGGTCTCCCGGATCCCGTTCACAGACAGCCACACCGCGGTCGTCGTAGGCCGCAACGTCACTGGCGACGCCGGGACGGAGTACCTCATCTCTCACCCGGAATGGGACCAGCAGACCAGCACGGATTCCTGGCGAGCGTCGACGGACACCAGGCGGGCCCCGGACTGTCCTGGCGCCGGAGTCCTCTCAGCAGGCTGCAGTTCAGGCGAGCCCGGCAGTTTTTCGCTCTGTGTCCCGGGAGCGAGGTCGGCTGGACCCGCCTCTCCCGAGGGCAGATCTAGAACCGGGCCCCGGTAACCCGCTGCGGCATAGGAACCGTCTGCTGCCAACCGACTCATTCCCTGACTTGTTCCGGACACGACCCGGCTAGGTCGTGTCCGATGGGTCGCGTGACGCTCTCGCTGGGCACTCGTTCCGTGGGACATGGGGCGGGGAGATCTTTCGGATGAAGAGTGGGCTCGGCTGGAGCCGCACTTACCGGTGAATCGCAGGCGGGGTGGGCGTTGGCAATCCCACCGCCGTGTGATCAACGGGATTCTGTTCCGGCAGCGGACCGGTCTGCCCTGGCGGGACCTGCCTCCCTGCTTCGGTAGCTGGAAGACGGTTCACGATCGTCATCGCAGGTGGTCGGCGGACGGTACGTGGGAAAGGATCCTGCGGGCCGTCCAGGCCGATGCCGAGGGTCGGATCGACTGGAGCATGGTCAGCGTCGATTCCACGACCTGCCGCGCCCATCAGCACGCGGCTGGTGCCTCCACCCGTGCCCCGAAGGTCCCGAGTCGGCGTAGGAGCCTGGCGCGTCACCGTCCCGACGAGGCCCTGGGACGCTCGCGAGGCGGGCTCACGAGCAAGATCCACCTCGCTGGGGAAGGCGGGTGTCGCCCGCTCGGCTTTGTCATCACGCCCGGTCAGTGGGGGGACGCACCGCAGATGATTCCCGTCCTGGACGAGATCCGTGTGTTCCGGCCGGCTGGTGGACGACCGCGCACCCGGCCCGACCATGTCGGGGGAGATAAGGCGTACTCATCACGCCGTAATCGGCGTCACCTGCGCAGACGCCAGATCAAGCACACGATCCCCGAGCCGAGAGACCAGCGGGCCAACCGCCGGCGCCGCGGCCGCCAGGGAGGCAGGCCCACAGGCTTCGACAAGATGATCTACCGCCGCCGCAACGAGGTCGAGCGGACCATCAACCGGCTCAAGAACTTCCGAGCCGTCGCCACGCGCTTCGACAAACGGGCGTACGTCTTCTACGGGATGGTCACCGTGGCCGCGATCCGCCTATGGCTCCGTCCGCAGTGAAACGCCTTGTTATCGGCACCTGGGTAGTGGTGGCCAGTTCGCTGGGTAGGCCCGCGTCGACAGCCCTGACGTCCCAAGATGAGCTGTCGAACTCGGTCTACCAGGTTGAGCGGGTGTCGCGGTGTGCTTCTGGCGTCTGCTCGGGCAGAGCCGTGTTTTGGTCGGTGCGCAGCAGCATGCCCGGGTCGGGTTCGGAGTCCTCATTGGGCGGTGCCGGCTGGTGGAAACGCTCGGTGCGCGGAATGGCGACTTCCACCAGCTGGCCCTCCTGGAACATCCATAGCCCGAAGCAGTCGTCGTCCTGGTCGCGAAGCAGAACTTGGACCGTATGCGGATGCGGCCACGGCAGCGACTCCAGGTGCCTGAGCAGGCCCTTGCGGGCGCGCATCTTCTCCAACTCCAGGGCCCACCCGAACTCATAGCCCCAGTGCCCCGCTATCGGGACGAAGCGACCTCGCCACGTACGTTCCGGGTCGTCCTGGGTCAGTGGTTCCATCACCTCGTCCGACCAGCGGGCGAGCACGATGACCTCGGCGTCTCTACTCATGGCGGAGTATCACCGCATCCGCCTGATCCACTGCAACCAAATTCCTCAACCGGCCGACGCAGGCAAGGGTGCGGGCGACGAAATCCCAGTGCCAGTGAGCGCGACGACGGCGCCTTCGGAGAAGCTCATCTGCGCGTAAGCCACGGCTCTGATCAGCTCACACGACCCATCGGACAGCCCCTAGGGCGGCGCCCCCGATACGGAGGCGCCGACGTCCCCGACCCGCTGGGGATACCAGCGCCGTCCGGTGACGTTGCCATGAGGGGCTGATTTACCGCCCGGCGGCGCCCCGCCCCTTGGACAGCCAGGCGCGGTAGGTGCGCAGGGCGCGTCGCTGCATACGGCGTTCGGAGATCAGAGCAAAGGTTGGGGAGGTGCCGGGCTTGGGGTTGCTGCCGCGGGCGAGGCGGCGCATCAGGTGGCGGACCCGCGCCATGCTGGCGGCCGAGGCGAGGGCCTTGTCGGACCAGGTCACCGGCTCCATCAGGCGGTCGGCCTCGCGGTGGTTCCTCCAGCGTTCAGGGAGGTCGGGAGTGAGAGTGAGGGCGGTGCCCATCCCGACGAGCGCGACGCCGCTGTAAAGGACCCTCTCTGCAGTGTTGCGCCGGGTGATACCGCCGGTGAGCATCAGCGGCAGCTGGCTCGTCTTGACGAGGTCCTTGGCGAGGTCGAGGAAGTAGGCCTCGCGGGCCTGGGTGCGGTTGTCGGCGGGGCGGCCGGTCATCGCGGGGCTTTCGTAGCTGCCGCCGGACAGTTCGACCAGGTCGACACCGAGCGGTTCGAGCATCTCGATCACCTGTCGGGCGTCGTCGGCGTCGAAGCCTCCGCGCTGGAAGTCGGCGGAGTTGAGCTTCACCGCGACGGCGAAGGAGGGCGAGACCGCGGCGCGGACGGCGCGGACGATGTCCAGCAGCATCCGGGCCCGGTTCTCCAGCGATCCGCCCCACCGGTCGGTGCGCTTGTTGACCAAGGGTGAGAGGAACTGAGAGAGGAGGTAGCCGTGTGCGGCGTGGACCTCGACGCCGTCGAAGCCGGCCTTCTCGGCACGATGGGCCGTGACGGCGAACCGGGTCACGGTGTCATCGATCTGCTTCGGGGTCATGGCGGTGGGCCGGCCGAAGCGGCTGCTGTGCCTGCCCAGGGAGACGCCGACGTCGGAAGGACCCCACACGACGCCGGGCATGTCGGATGCCACCTGGCGGCCGGGGTGACTGATCTGCATCCAGATCGCACCACCGCCGGACTTGCCGACCTTCGCCCAGTCGGCGAACGGCTCCAGGGGTGAGTGCTCGTCGAGCACGACGCCTGCGGGGCCGGTCAGCGCCTCCGCGTGCACCATGACGTTGCCGGTGATCAGCAGGCCGGTGCCCCCGGCGGCCCAGCGCCGGTACAGCGTGTATAGCTGTTCGCCAGGGAGCTGGCCTTGTGTGGCCATGTTTTCCTCCATGGCCGCCTTCGCGATCCGGTTCTTCAGTACCTGCCCGGAGCGCAGGAGCAGCGGCGAGAACAGCTCACTGGTCATCCCAGTTCCCTCTTCCATCTCAATCGCTTATGATGTATACACCCCTCACATTAGAGGGGTATGTGAGCGCCGTAAACATAAGGGAGTGTGACCTGTGTCTCAAGCCGGTGGATATCACCATGGGGATCTGCGCGCGGCCTGCCTGAGGGCCGCGAGAGAGCTGCTCGAGGAGGACGGCAGCGCCGCACTCTCCCTGCGCGCGGTCGCCCGCCGGGCCGGCGTTTCGGCCACGGCCCCCTACCGTCACTACGCGGACCGCGACGCGCTCGTGTCTGCTGTCGCTGCGGAGGGGTACCGCGAGCTCGCCCAGCACCTGGCCGCGGCTCACCCCGCGCCCTCCACGCCCGACGACCTGGCCGCCGTCGCCGTCGTGTACGTGCAGTTCGCTCTCGAGCACCCTGCCCTGTTCCGGGCGATGTTCGCGGAGCCGTGCGATCCGGCCAGCGAGGAACGGGTTGCCGCGACCGCCGTCATCTCGGAGTACGTCCAGAGCATCGTCCGCGACGCCTTCCCTGGCGCCGAGGACGCGGCCGCCCTGGCGACGACGGTGTGGGCCCTCGTGCACGGCCTGGCCTTCCTCCATCTCGACGGCAAGCTCGACACCTCCACCCCCGAGGCCGTCGCCGCACAGGTCCGCGCCTCCGTATACGCACTGTTCGCCGCCTCTCCGGCGCTGTCGCAGGCGGTATCTGCGCCGGTCGGCAGGTGACGGTCTCGGCGCACAGTGCCGGCCATGTCCGCCGGCGCCGTCAGCGGTACGTGAGCAGGTGGCGTTGATCGCCCGCGAAGTGGGCGTGCTCGTTGAAGGTCAGGAGGGTGGTCCCGGACGTGCCCACCGCGAGAGTGGTGACGGAGGCGTTGACGGTTACGCGGTTGAGGGCGACGACTCCCTCGGCCGGCAGGGAGAGCAGTGTGCTGCACAGGGCGGCGAGGATGCCGCCCGAGGTGACGACGACGGCGTCTCTGCCTCGGCCGAGTGCGGCGGGCAGCTCGGCCAGCGCGGCGGCGGCACC
This window contains:
- a CDS encoding NADH:flavin oxidoreductase/NADH oxidase family protein, which translates into the protein MTSELFSPLLLRSGQVLKNRIAKAAMEENMATQGQLPGEQLYTLYRRWAAGGTGLLITGNVMVHAEALTGPAGVVLDEHSPLEPFADWAKVGKSGGGAIWMQISHPGRQVASDMPGVVWGPSDVGVSLGRHSSRFGRPTAMTPKQIDDTVTRFAVTAHRAEKAGFDGVEVHAAHGYLLSQFLSPLVNKRTDRWGGSLENRARMLLDIVRAVRAAVSPSFAVAVKLNSADFQRGGFDADDARQVIEMLEPLGVDLVELSGGSYESPAMTGRPADNRTQAREAYFLDLAKDLVKTSQLPLMLTGGITRRNTAERVLYSGVALVGMGTALTLTPDLPERWRNHREADRLMEPVTWSDKALASAASMARVRHLMRRLARGSNPKPGTSPTFALISERRMQRRALRTYRAWLSKGRGAAGR
- a CDS encoding TetR/AcrR family transcriptional regulator; the protein is MSQAGGYHHGDLRAACLRAARELLEEDGSAALSLRAVARRAGVSATAPYRHYADRDALVSAVAAEGYRELAQHLAAAHPAPSTPDDLAAVAVVYVQFALEHPALFRAMFAEPCDPASEERVAATAVISEYVQSIVRDAFPGAEDAAALATTVWALVHGLAFLHLDGKLDTSTPEAVAAQVRASVYALFAASPALSQAVSAPVGR
- a CDS encoding IS5 family transposase — encoded protein: MGRGDLSDEEWARLEPHLPVNRRRGGRWQSHRRVINGILFRQRTGLPWRDLPPCFGSWKTVHDRHRRWSADGTWERILRAVQADAEGRIDWSMVSVDSTTCRAHQHAAGASTRAPKVPSRRRSLARHRPDEALGRSRGGLTSKIHLAGEGGCRPLGFVITPGQWGDAPQMIPVLDEIRVFRPAGGRPRTRPDHVGGDKAYSSRRNRRHLRRRQIKHTIPEPRDQRANRRRRGRQGGRPTGFDKMIYRRRNEVERTINRLKNFRAVATRFDKRAYVFYGMVTVAAIRLWLRPQ